The following nucleotide sequence is from Paenibacillus andongensis.
AGGCGCAAGCCCTTCTGGCCGAAGGTAAATATTTGATTTATGAGGTATCCGAAAAAGTTGGCTATAAAAACGTCCCTTATTTTAGCTCTATTTTCAAAAAATATAATGGCATTAGCCCGAGTGAAGTAAGTAAGAGTGGGTTATAACCGGGAATGTACCTATTCGTCGTCATATTGTGATCCAAATTGTGATCAATAGTGAAAGAAGTGTGTTCATTACTCTCCTTTTTCTTCTTTTCAGTTGTCCTATAATTAACTTGTAAAGATAATGAGGTAGAGAAAGGGGATTTTCAATGAAAGTGCAGATTAGAAAATGGAGCATGCTCTCGATGACTGCCATGATAGCGCTGTCCCTAAGTGCATGTGGTTCCGGAAATAAACCAAGTACTACGGGAAGCAGTCCTGCTGCAACGGCAGCACCCGCGGCTACAACCTCCCAGCCCGTTAAGCTTCGCATTGTATGGTGGGGTTCACAGGCAAGGCACGACGCTACATTAAAAGCACTAGAAGCGTATACAAAGAAACATCCGAACGTAACCTTTGAGCCAGAATTCTCTGGGTTTGATGGCTACGCGGATAAGCTAGCTACCCAAGCTGCTGCCAAAAATGCTCCTGATATTATCCAAATGGATCCGGCTTGGCTCGCTGAGTATGCAGGGAGAAACCAGCTGGCTGACTTATCCAAAGGCATTCGTACCGAAGATATCGACAAGTCCCTCGTTGATTCAGGGAAATTTAAAGATAAGCTTTATGCCATCGCGCTAGGCAATAATGCAACTGGCATGATTTATAATAAGAATGCCGTTGATAAACTAGGGATTACACCACCCAAAAACGGCTGGACATGGGACGAATACTTCCAATTCGGTAAAGACGCTAAAGCCAAGCTCGAGAAAGACAAATATGTGTTGATGGATGCAACATCCGATTATACCACGTATTCTGCTTATCAAATTAGCCAAGGCAAAGGCTATCCGATCACCGAAGACGGCAAATTTAACTTCGATAAAGATACGTGGCTGACCTTTGTTAAGAAATATACGGAGCTGCG
It contains:
- a CDS encoding ABC transporter substrate-binding protein — protein: MKVQIRKWSMLSMTAMIALSLSACGSGNKPSTTGSSPAATAAPAATTSQPVKLRIVWWGSQARHDATLKALEAYTKKHPNVTFEPEFSGFDGYADKLATQAAAKNAPDIIQMDPAWLAEYAGRNQLADLSKGIRTEDIDKSLVDSGKFKDKLYAIALGNNATGMIYNKNAVDKLGITPPKNGWTWDEYFQFGKDAKAKLEKDKYVLMDATSDYTTYSAYQISQGKGYPITEDGKFNFDKDTWLTFVKKYTELRTAGVVPPAEIASTDKESDAKLDLMNNDSVLMKRTFAALFPGYEGVKPGAYSLVAQPKGSKSSGWLKPSMFWSVSADSKYVEESKKFIDWFVNDSEAADILTTTRGVPVSKKMLEYLTPKLTPADKLQIELIKNVAPDAQPFNAGAKGWSNYTAKDYKSIGEKVMFGKITPEAAFDELVKKAKDYQ